A window of Leptolyngbya sp. 'hensonii' contains these coding sequences:
- a CDS encoding transposase: MQQWLAEHKEQIELFLLPSYSPQLNPTEYLNGDVKQGVH, from the coding sequence GTGCAGCAATGGTTAGCAGAGCACAAAGAGCAGATTGAACTATTCTTGTTGCCATCTTACTCACCCCAACTAAATCCCACTGAGTATCTCAATGGTGATGTCAAGCAGGGTGTTCACTAA